The Thermococcus sp. DNA window ACAGAGACATCCTCGACAAGGTCGTTGCCAAGGGAAGGGATCCCAAGAGCGTGAAAGTCAAGGAAGTTATGACCCAGAATCCTGTCACCATAGAGGACGACTATGACATCGGTGACGCAATCGACAAGATGATGGACAAGGGAATTAGAAGACTCCTCGTTACGAGGCTTGGGAAGCCGATAGGCTTCGTCACGGCCGCCGATCTTCTCGCTGCGCTCAACGCATACAACAACGAGAGCGAAGAGGAGGCCAGCGAGGAGACCGAGGTCTACGGAATCTGCGAGCTCTGCGGGCAGTACGGGCCGCTCTACAAGGTCTACATTGAGGGCGGGGAAAAGTGGATATGCGAGAGCTGCAAGGACAGCCTCAACCTCTGAGACCCTTCAGCTCCTTCATTATCTCATCTAGGATTATTCCAAACTCCGCGTTTCTGTTCTCGACGCTTAACGTGTGGAGCCTCCCGAGGGGGCGAAATCTGTCTACAAAGTGTCTATGAACAACGGCCAACAGCGGTTTTTCTGACTTCAGAACATCGCCAACGACGCGGATAAACTCGTCGCTCTTATACTCCATGGGGCCGATTTCGTCTATGACGATTAAGTCCGCCTCATCAATGGCACGCCTTATGGCGGGAACGGCAACCCTCTCTATCTCGTCGACGTGGACGACGTACTTCCCGAAGGGGGTACCCGGCAGGTGGGAGGTTCCCCTGATGCTCGCCAAAGTTCCTTCTTCGCCGGTGTCGATTGCAGTGATTTTGAAGCCGACGCGCCTCCCACCCCTTCTCACTTCCCGCGTTATCATTCCGCCGACGATGTAGCCCCAGCGGTCAACTTCTTTGGCTACCCTTTCGACGAGGGTTGTCTTCCCGACACCCGCCGGGCCTGTTACGAAGATTCTCAGCACCATTTGATTCACCTGAGAAAGTTTGGCAGGGGGCATTTAACCCTTTGGGCAAAGGATCGGGAATCCGGATATGCGCACCACTTACGGGCATACACAGGCCACTGCGATGGTAACTTTTTAAAAGGGTAACGTGATTGACACGAACGATGGGGGTAGTGATAAAATGATCGAGGTTCAAAACCTTGAGAAGTTTTACGAGTTCGGGAAGGCCCTTGCCCTGAGGGACGTTAGCATCACCTTCGAAGACGGGCGCTTCTACATCA harbors:
- a CDS encoding CBS domain-containing protein, which translates into the protein RDILDKVVAKGRDPKSVKVKEVMTQNPVTIEDDYDIGDAIDKMMDKGIRRLLVTRLGKPIGFVTAADLLAALNAYNNESEEEASEETEVYGICELCGQYGPLYKVYIEGGEKWICESCKDSLNL
- a CDS encoding NTPase: MVLRIFVTGPAGVGKTTLVERVAKEVDRWGYIVGGMITREVRRGGRRVGFKITAIDTGEEGTLASIRGTSHLPGTPFGKYVVHVDEIERVAVPAIRRAIDEADLIVIDEIGPMEYKSDEFIRVVGDVLKSEKPLLAVVHRHFVDRFRPLGRLHTLSVENRNAEFGIILDEIMKELKGLRG